A single window of Streptomyces sp. NBC_00464 DNA harbors:
- a CDS encoding LLM class F420-dependent oxidoreductase yields MTSETRETYGQVGIWSGALHQSRADDAGKAAIVEAVAELEDLGYGTLWLGGSPSADDAAAVVAATRSVTVATGILSIWNHTAAEVAARIATLDASARGRFVLGLGVSHGPMVPQYAKPYSAMVAYLDALDSAAPPVDSGHRVLAALGPKMLKLAAGRALGAHPYLVTTEHTAEAREALGPDALLAPELSVVLDTDLDRARTTARNMLARYLGLPNYTDNLLRLGFTESDFEGGGSIRLLESLFALGDAEQVKARTRQYLDAGADHVALQVLTSDEGSAGLPRAEWRLLAEAFGDEL; encoded by the coding sequence ATGACTTCTGAGACACGTGAGACGTACGGACAGGTCGGCATCTGGAGCGGTGCGCTGCACCAGTCACGGGCGGACGACGCGGGGAAGGCGGCGATCGTGGAGGCGGTCGCCGAGCTCGAAGACCTGGGATACGGCACGCTCTGGCTCGGGGGCAGCCCCTCTGCCGACGACGCGGCCGCTGTCGTCGCCGCCACCCGTTCGGTCACGGTAGCCACGGGCATCCTGAGCATCTGGAACCACACCGCGGCGGAGGTGGCAGCCCGGATCGCGACGCTCGACGCGAGCGCCCGCGGCCGGTTCGTCCTCGGCCTGGGGGTCAGCCACGGCCCGATGGTGCCGCAGTACGCGAAACCGTACAGCGCGATGGTCGCCTACCTCGACGCACTGGATTCCGCTGCCCCACCCGTGGACTCGGGACATCGGGTACTGGCGGCGCTCGGTCCGAAGATGCTGAAGCTCGCGGCCGGTCGGGCCCTGGGAGCCCACCCCTATCTGGTCACCACCGAACACACGGCGGAGGCCCGCGAGGCACTCGGGCCCGATGCACTGCTCGCCCCGGAACTGTCCGTGGTACTCGACACCGACCTCGACCGGGCCCGCACCACCGCGCGGAACATGCTGGCGAGGTACCTCGGCCTGCCCAACTACACCGACAACCTGCTGCGCCTGGGATTCACCGAGAGCGACTTCGAGGGCGGCGGAAGCATTCGTCTCCTCGAATCCCTCTTCGCCCTGGGCGACGCCGAGCAGGTGAAGGCCCGGACCCGGCAGTACCTCGATGCCGGCGCCGACCACGTCGCACTTCAGGTGCTCACCTCCGACGAGGGCAGCGCGGGCCTGCCACGAGCCGAATGGCGCCTTCTGGCCGAAGCCTTCGGCGACGAGTTGTAG
- a CDS encoding class I SAM-dependent DNA methyltransferase, giving the protein MVEHDALSATREAYDAVALTYAQLFRDSLRDSPLDRAILDAFAELVRAGGGHVADLGCGPGHITAHLDELNLTAFGLDTSPAMIELARQAHPDLRFDVGSMSALNIADGALAGVLARWSVIHTPPRELPPILDEFHRVLAPGGHLLIGFSASDDPSHPTQVFDHTVAPAYRWWPDHLATMLRTCGLTEVGRLVREPRPTDRRQFQEVQILARKAQPEAV; this is encoded by the coding sequence ATGGTCGAACACGATGCCCTCAGCGCCACTCGCGAGGCTTACGACGCTGTTGCCCTCACCTATGCGCAGCTGTTCCGCGACTCGCTGCGCGACAGCCCCCTGGACCGCGCGATCCTGGACGCCTTCGCCGAGCTCGTACGTGCGGGTGGGGGTCACGTCGCGGACCTCGGGTGCGGACCGGGTCATATCACTGCCCATCTGGACGAGTTGAACCTGACAGCTTTTGGCCTTGACACCTCTCCCGCGATGATCGAGCTGGCTCGACAGGCCCATCCCGACCTGCGGTTCGACGTGGGCTCCATGTCCGCACTGAACATTGCCGACGGCGCGTTGGCCGGCGTACTCGCGCGCTGGTCCGTCATCCACACACCGCCGCGGGAACTCCCTCCCATCCTGGATGAGTTCCATCGCGTGCTGGCACCCGGCGGCCATCTTCTGATCGGCTTCTCGGCGAGCGACGATCCGTCTCACCCGACGCAGGTCTTCGATCACACCGTCGCGCCCGCCTATCGATGGTGGCCGGATCACCTCGCCACGATGCTGCGCACATGCGGTTTGACCGAGGTGGGCCGACTGGTTCGCGAGCCTCGGCCCACCGACCGGCGGCAGTTCCAGGAGGTTCAGATCCTCGCCCGCAAAGCGCAGCCAGAAGCCGTTTGA
- a CDS encoding hydrophobic protein: MVPLLLVLLLALVLFGAGFALKALWIVAVIVLAVWLLGFVMRSAGVGGRRGRWYRW, encoded by the coding sequence ATGGTTCCCCTGCTTCTCGTTCTACTGCTCGCTCTCGTTCTTTTCGGTGCCGGATTCGCTCTGAAGGCTTTGTGGATCGTGGCAGTGATCGTGCTGGCTGTCTGGCTGCTCGGCTTCGTCATGCGTTCCGCCGGAGTGGGTGGCCGCCGTGGCCGCTGGTACCGATGGTAG
- a CDS encoding catalase, which produces MTDASREPTTSDSGAPVESDEHSLTVGPGGPILLQDAYLIEQMAQFNRERIPERQPHAKGSGAFGHFEVTGDVSAFTKAAVFQPGTRTELVTRFSTVAGERGSPDTWRDPRGFAVKFYTSEGNYDMVGNNTPVFFVKDPMKFQHFIRSQKRRADNNLRDHDMQWDFWSLSPESAHQVTWLMGDRGIPRSWRHMNGYTSHTYMWINAQGERHWVKYHFKTDQGIEFFTQHEADQMAAADTDYHTRDLFEHIRDGEFPSWTLHVQVMPYEDAAEYRFNPFDLTKVWPHSDYPLIEVGRMTLDRNPTDNHAEIEQAAFQPNNLVPGIGPSPDRMLLARLFAYADAHRHRIGANYQQLTVNAPVVPVNTYSKDGAMAYRKTADPVYAPNSKGGPAADTARYGSPPSWYADGDITRAAYVSHSEDDDWGQAGTMVREVLDDAARERLVDNVVGHLLNGVTEPVLRRAFEYWSNIDKSIGERIEQGVRAKADAKDPKATEQGNPARRNMQAKA; this is translated from the coding sequence ATGACCGACGCTTCACGTGAGCCGACCACCTCCGATTCCGGGGCCCCGGTGGAGAGCGACGAACACTCGCTCACCGTCGGACCGGGCGGCCCGATCCTTCTGCAGGACGCCTACCTGATCGAGCAGATGGCGCAGTTCAACCGCGAGCGGATCCCTGAACGCCAGCCCCATGCCAAGGGCAGCGGAGCCTTCGGGCACTTCGAGGTCACCGGTGACGTCAGCGCCTTCACCAAGGCGGCCGTGTTCCAGCCCGGAACGAGGACCGAGCTGGTGACCCGGTTCTCCACGGTCGCGGGCGAGCGAGGCAGCCCGGACACCTGGCGGGACCCCCGGGGCTTCGCGGTGAAGTTCTACACCAGCGAGGGCAACTACGACATGGTGGGTAACAACACCCCCGTGTTCTTCGTCAAGGATCCGATGAAGTTCCAGCACTTCATCCGGTCCCAGAAGCGCCGCGCGGACAACAACCTGCGCGACCACGACATGCAGTGGGACTTCTGGAGCCTCTCGCCCGAGTCCGCCCACCAGGTCACGTGGCTGATGGGCGATCGCGGGATCCCCCGCAGCTGGCGCCACATGAACGGCTACACCTCCCACACCTACATGTGGATCAATGCGCAGGGTGAGCGTCACTGGGTCAAGTACCACTTCAAGACCGACCAGGGCATCGAGTTCTTCACCCAGCACGAGGCCGACCAGATGGCCGCGGCGGACACCGATTACCACACCCGGGACCTCTTCGAGCACATCCGCGACGGCGAGTTCCCGAGCTGGACCCTGCACGTACAGGTCATGCCGTACGAGGACGCCGCGGAGTACCGGTTCAACCCGTTCGACCTGACCAAGGTGTGGCCGCACAGCGACTATCCGCTGATCGAGGTCGGCCGGATGACCCTGGACCGCAACCCCACCGACAACCACGCAGAGATCGAGCAGGCGGCCTTCCAGCCGAACAACCTGGTCCCCGGCATCGGCCCCAGCCCGGACCGCATGCTGCTGGCCCGGCTGTTCGCGTACGCGGACGCCCACCGCCACCGGATCGGCGCCAACTACCAGCAGCTGACCGTCAACGCACCCGTCGTCCCTGTGAACACGTACTCGAAGGACGGGGCGATGGCGTACCGCAAGACGGCCGATCCCGTCTACGCGCCGAACTCCAAGGGCGGGCCCGCGGCCGATACCGCCCGTTACGGCAGCCCGCCCAGTTGGTACGCCGACGGAGACATCACCCGGGCCGCCTATGTCTCCCACTCCGAGGACGACGACTGGGGCCAGGCCGGCACCATGGTGCGTGAGGTCCTCGACGACGCGGCTCGAGAGCGTCTGGTGGACAACGTCGTGGGCCACCTCCTCAACGGGGTGACAGAGCCCGTTCTGCGACGCGCCTTCGAGTACTGGTCCAACATCGACAAGTCGATCGGCGAGCGGATCGAGCAAGGGGTACGCGCCAAGGCGGACGCGAAGGACCCCAAAGCAACGGAGCAGGGCAACCCCGCACGACGGAACATGCAGGCCAAAGCCTGA
- a CDS encoding glutaredoxin domain-containing protein, with the protein MMRSWILPMLFVLCGLMVATGVFLGGSSGEGAAILLMFVLLAAVNSSLIFPRSIGAQEAQRRSAADGRPVIFWRPGCTYCLRLRTRLGRSARRAHWVDIWRDPAGAAVVREACDGNETVPTVFVGGRPHINPDVEWVRGQISSQ; encoded by the coding sequence ATGATGCGCTCGTGGATTCTGCCGATGCTTTTCGTGCTCTGCGGCTTGATGGTTGCGACCGGTGTGTTCCTCGGGGGAAGCTCCGGGGAAGGCGCAGCGATTCTGTTGATGTTCGTGCTGCTCGCAGCCGTGAACTCGTCCCTGATCTTCCCGAGATCAATCGGCGCGCAGGAGGCGCAACGCCGCAGCGCGGCCGACGGCAGGCCGGTCATCTTCTGGCGGCCGGGGTGCACGTACTGCCTGCGACTGCGCACCCGGCTGGGTCGCAGCGCCCGCCGAGCGCACTGGGTCGACATCTGGCGTGACCCGGCTGGAGCGGCGGTGGTGAGAGAAGCGTGCGACGGCAATGAGACCGTGCCAACGGTCTTCGTGGGGGGCCGGCCGCACATCAATCCCGATGTTGAATGGGTACGCGGACAGATCTCCTCGCAGTGA
- a CDS encoding MerR family transcriptional regulator has translation MLIGEVARRSGVSARMLRHYESLGLLRPSGRTGSGYREYSGEDIRRIFHVESLRSLGLSLREIGRALDDPGFMPSELVGDLIRQTRERIDAETELLTRLRRIDTANPARWEDVLQAVALLQALGSKSAGVRQRAALSSVHEIPVPVEALVEAALSETDPNVAGALRWALARSGDDGSALLAEGLAAPVAAVRERAVRSLAEMPGEEATAQLRQALANPDIVVRRYAALALGARGAADLVPTLIDMIVEGENDTDAADALSLLASDTTTADEIATGLVDRLARDTAQAPARGRLTQALAAVPGATASRALVELSHDEDRAVALTATYLLQRRDAG, from the coding sequence GTGTTGATCGGTGAGGTGGCGCGACGGTCCGGGGTCAGTGCCCGCATGCTCCGGCATTACGAGTCGCTCGGCCTGCTACGGCCTTCCGGTCGTACGGGCTCCGGATACCGGGAGTACTCCGGGGAGGACATCCGGCGAATCTTCCATGTCGAGAGCCTGCGGTCGCTGGGGTTGTCACTCCGTGAGATCGGGCGCGCGCTCGACGATCCCGGTTTCATGCCCTCGGAGCTCGTCGGCGACCTCATCCGTCAGACGCGCGAACGCATCGATGCCGAGACCGAGCTGCTCACGCGGCTGCGCCGGATCGATACCGCGAACCCCGCCCGCTGGGAGGACGTCCTCCAGGCGGTCGCGCTCCTCCAGGCACTGGGTTCCAAGAGCGCCGGCGTACGCCAACGCGCTGCCCTTTCCTCGGTCCACGAGATTCCGGTGCCCGTGGAGGCCCTGGTGGAGGCGGCGCTGAGCGAGACGGATCCGAACGTTGCCGGAGCTCTCCGATGGGCACTGGCGCGATCGGGCGACGACGGCTCGGCGCTGCTGGCGGAGGGCCTCGCCGCACCGGTGGCCGCGGTGCGGGAACGTGCGGTTCGGTCCCTCGCCGAGATGCCTGGGGAGGAGGCAACTGCCCAGCTGCGACAGGCCCTCGCAAACCCCGACATCGTGGTCCGCAGGTATGCGGCTCTGGCACTCGGGGCACGTGGAGCAGCCGATCTGGTCCCGACGCTCATCGACATGATCGTGGAAGGAGAGAACGACACCGATGCGGCTGATGCGCTGAGCCTTCTGGCGAGCGACACCACAACGGCGGATGAGATCGCGACCGGGCTCGTCGACCGCCTCGCCCGGGACACCGCACAGGCCCCTGCGCGTGGACGGCTGACCCAGGCGCTGGCCGCCGTCCCGGGGGCAACGGCGTCACGTGCACTGGTGGAGTTGTCGCATGACGAGGACCGTGCCGTTGCGCTGACCGCGACGTACCTTCTTCAGCGACGCGACGCGGGCTGA
- a CDS encoding HEAT repeat domain-containing protein, with amino-acid sequence MTITKRDTAAIRALQGLEDGRSSVRLRAALELGTTPDPRFVDTLIERCAIEPEFFVRDMLTWALTRHPVAVTLPRLLREVRSERAQARSQALHTLSKVGDRQAWPAVTRSLLSDADPEVARSAWRAAVVLVPEGEESALAAALATQLGRGGRETQLSLSRALIALGEAVVPTLRTATAVPDAQVRVHALATQRMLRDPDAGFEFAVEEAKRVVALGGPGQEGR; translated from the coding sequence ATGACGATCACGAAACGGGACACGGCTGCGATCCGAGCGCTCCAGGGGCTGGAGGACGGCCGTTCGTCCGTGCGACTGCGGGCTGCTCTGGAGCTCGGCACGACACCTGATCCACGCTTTGTCGACACGCTCATCGAGCGATGCGCGATCGAGCCCGAATTCTTCGTCCGCGACATGCTGACCTGGGCCCTCACGCGCCACCCGGTGGCCGTCACACTCCCCCGGCTGCTTCGCGAAGTCCGTTCGGAGCGTGCGCAGGCGCGGAGCCAGGCGCTGCATACGCTGTCCAAGGTCGGGGACCGGCAGGCGTGGCCGGCGGTCACACGGTCGCTGCTGTCCGACGCCGACCCGGAGGTGGCACGCAGCGCCTGGCGCGCCGCGGTCGTGCTCGTACCGGAAGGCGAGGAGTCCGCTCTGGCCGCGGCTCTGGCGACGCAACTGGGACGCGGCGGGCGGGAGACGCAGCTGAGTCTCAGCCGCGCGCTGATCGCCCTGGGCGAAGCTGTTGTGCCTACGCTCCGTACGGCGACGGCTGTCCCTGATGCGCAGGTGCGGGTACACGCGCTCGCCACACAGCGCATGCTGCGGGACCCGGATGCCGGATTCGAGTTCGCGGTCGAGGAGGCCAAGCGCGTCGTGGCTCTCGGCGGGCCGGGCCAGGAGGGACGATAG
- a CDS encoding NAD-dependent protein deacetylase, protein MRMRPTLSWSPTEDMPPATTDLAPVADALGTGRVLVLSGAGISTESGIPDYRGEGGSLSRHTPMTYQDFTGSAQARRRYWARSHLGWRTFGRARPNAGHRAVAAFERHGLLAGVITQNVDGLHQAAGSKDVVELHGSLDRVVCLSCKAFSSRRELARRLEEANAGFDPVAAAINPDGDADLTDEQVGDFRVVSCSVCGGVLKPDVVFFGEAVPPSRVEHCRELVHEAASLLVLGSSLTVMSGLRFVRQAAQAGKAVLIVNRDLTRGDRHAVTRIALPLGTALTTVAGQLGIPADDEAADPA, encoded by the coding sequence ATGCGCATGCGCCCCACTCTGAGCTGGTCCCCCACCGAAGACATGCCCCCCGCCACCACGGACCTGGCGCCGGTCGCCGATGCACTGGGCACCGGCCGTGTGCTGGTGCTCAGCGGGGCCGGTATCTCCACGGAGTCGGGCATCCCCGACTACCGGGGCGAGGGCGGGAGCCTGAGCCGGCACACTCCTATGACCTACCAGGACTTCACCGGCAGCGCCCAGGCCCGTCGCAGGTACTGGGCGCGCAGCCACCTCGGCTGGCGTACCTTCGGCCGTGCCCGCCCCAACGCCGGGCACCGGGCCGTGGCCGCGTTCGAGCGGCACGGTCTGCTCGCGGGTGTGATCACCCAGAACGTCGACGGTCTGCACCAGGCCGCAGGCAGCAAGGACGTCGTGGAACTCCACGGAAGCCTGGACCGGGTCGTCTGCCTTTCCTGCAAGGCGTTCAGCTCGCGCCGCGAACTCGCGCGCCGGCTGGAGGAGGCGAATGCGGGTTTCGATCCGGTGGCCGCTGCGATCAATCCGGACGGCGACGCCGACCTCACCGACGAGCAGGTCGGGGACTTCCGGGTGGTGTCCTGCAGCGTCTGCGGCGGTGTCCTCAAGCCGGACGTGGTGTTCTTCGGCGAAGCCGTGCCCCCGTCCAGGGTCGAGCACTGCCGCGAACTGGTTCATGAAGCGGCCTCACTGCTTGTCCTGGGATCCTCACTGACGGTCATGTCCGGGCTCCGGTTCGTCCGCCAGGCGGCCCAGGCCGGAAAGGCGGTGCTGATCGTCAATCGGGACCTGACCCGGGGCGACCGGCACGCCGTCACTCGCATCGCGCTCCCGCTGGGAACGGCTCTCACCACCGTGGCCGGCCAACTGGGCATCCCTGCCGACGACGAGGCGGCAGACCCCGCATAG
- a CDS encoding glycoside hydrolase family 2 TIM barrel-domain containing protein, whose product MPHSNPTPHPHPNYVSRRRLLEAGAAVLGGLALSGYLPGTPAFAAAGDIPADRDEWNGHIDVFRLGTEPPHTTLMPYANLRQALAADRTTSPWRQSLDGPWKFAYVDRPADKQQDFYRTDLDDSGWETTPVPSAWQLHGHDYPIYINITYPWWGPNGLGEDAQPPAAPTRYNPVGQYRRTFTVPKDWADRRTFLHFEGVKSAHYVWINGHLTGYHEDSYTPAEYDITPYLKNGTNHIAVEVYRYSDGDWLQDQDMIRLSGIFRSVYLYSTPGVHVRDFKLDTPLGDGFTTAELSVTAQVRDYAGDAGGAAYTVETQLYDSGGHAVWARPLALRATPTDGEATVKGARAVPSPRLWSAEDPYLYTAVLQLRDPSGKVVETLSHRVGLREFALTDGLMRINGQPVTFRGTNRHEMHPERGSALSRTDLVDDITLIKRLNINSVRTSHYPNNPLWLELADECGLYLVGETNLETHGVRDQYPASRADWTEACVDRAQNMVHRDKNHACVVIWSLGNEAGSGSSFRAMRDWIRSYDPTRVIQYEGDDGPATSDIRSKMYESPSRIEARAKDTSDTRPYVMIEYAHSMGNSTGNFNEYWDVIRRYDVLQGGWIWDFVDQALSWPTPTRKLLTETGPAGLKGEVINPSGSFAPEHGVSGATVFERDDRLDLTGSLTLEAWMTPHVRGFHQPILAKGDTQYALKQADKGLEFYIYANGQWIATSWTTPDDGWTDTEHHIAGVFDADAGTLTLYVDGEAKATKNTDRRPSSNTASLSLAGEVENPTREFSGTIRRARVYARALKAAELADDRRGPGDDGVRFWFDARTARYEQKKARAKTFHAYGGDWGDNPNDGAFAGDGIVLPDRRHTGKAAQVKRIHQTIRAVRTDGAAPGEITLTNDNLFTNLRSYNGSWELSADGKTVRRGTFGRDQLDVAPMSSKPVTLPVELPDNPAPGAEYFLQLSFTTKESTPWADAGFEVARVQLPLDVDIPAVEPVPFTQVPKLSYRSGDTEVTVTGRGFEVVIDKSTGVITSYEANGTKLVDSGPVPNFWRAPTDNDHGNGQHTRNQTWRDAGARRTVTEVTERGIDGHAVEITVRGTLPTSTTSAYATIFTVFGNGEIKVDNTLTPGAPSLPYIPEIGTILHLPAALERLDYYGRGPEESHWDRKDGTDVGRWSGTVTGQWSPYLRPQENGNKTDVRWAALTDRHGRGLLVSGDGLLEVNASHFTPEDLSVGARHDYQLTPRDEVILRVNHRQMGVGGDNSWGAHTHDAYKLPADRDYTYTYRLRPLTDVREATGLSRRPTAVG is encoded by the coding sequence ATGCCACACTCGAACCCGACCCCCCACCCCCACCCCAATTACGTGAGCCGCCGCCGTCTCCTCGAAGCGGGCGCTGCCGTGCTCGGCGGACTTGCGCTGTCCGGCTATCTGCCGGGGACCCCCGCCTTCGCCGCCGCCGGCGACATCCCGGCCGACCGCGACGAGTGGAACGGGCACATCGACGTCTTCCGGCTCGGCACCGAGCCGCCGCACACCACTCTCATGCCGTACGCGAACCTGCGGCAGGCTCTCGCCGCCGACCGCACCACGTCCCCGTGGCGTCAAAGCCTCGACGGCCCATGGAAGTTCGCGTACGTGGACCGGCCCGCCGACAAGCAGCAGGACTTCTACCGCACCGACCTCGACGACTCCGGCTGGGAGACCACCCCGGTCCCCTCGGCCTGGCAGCTGCACGGCCATGACTACCCGATCTACATCAACATCACCTACCCGTGGTGGGGTCCCAACGGACTCGGCGAGGATGCCCAGCCGCCGGCCGCACCGACCCGGTACAACCCCGTCGGCCAGTACCGGCGCACCTTCACCGTGCCGAAGGACTGGGCGGACCGGCGTACGTTCCTGCACTTCGAGGGCGTCAAGTCCGCCCACTACGTATGGATCAACGGTCATTTGACGGGCTACCACGAGGACTCGTACACCCCCGCCGAGTACGACATCACCCCGTACCTGAAAAACGGCACCAACCACATCGCCGTCGAGGTCTACCGCTACTCCGACGGCGACTGGTTGCAGGACCAGGACATGATCCGGCTGAGCGGCATTTTCCGGTCGGTGTATCTGTACTCGACGCCCGGCGTCCATGTGCGGGACTTCAAGCTCGACACCCCGCTCGGGGACGGGTTCACCACGGCCGAGCTGTCGGTCACCGCGCAGGTCCGGGACTATGCGGGCGACGCCGGCGGAGCTGCCTACACGGTGGAGACGCAGCTCTACGACTCCGGCGGTCACGCGGTGTGGGCGCGGCCGCTGGCCCTGCGCGCGACTCCGACCGACGGTGAGGCCACCGTCAAGGGTGCACGGGCCGTTCCCTCACCACGGCTGTGGTCCGCCGAGGACCCGTACCTGTACACCGCCGTCCTCCAGCTCCGCGACCCCTCCGGCAAGGTCGTGGAGACGCTCTCGCACCGAGTCGGTCTGCGCGAGTTCGCGCTCACGGACGGCCTGATGCGCATCAACGGGCAGCCGGTCACCTTCCGCGGCACCAACCGCCACGAGATGCATCCGGAACGTGGTTCGGCTCTCAGCCGCACCGATCTGGTCGACGACATCACGCTCATCAAGCGACTGAACATCAACTCGGTCCGCACCTCGCACTACCCCAACAACCCGCTCTGGCTGGAGCTCGCAGACGAGTGCGGTCTCTATCTCGTCGGCGAGACCAATCTGGAGACGCACGGCGTCCGCGACCAGTACCCGGCCAGCCGCGCCGACTGGACAGAAGCGTGCGTGGACCGTGCGCAGAACATGGTCCACCGCGACAAGAACCACGCCTGTGTCGTCATCTGGTCGCTCGGCAATGAGGCCGGTTCCGGTTCTTCCTTCCGGGCCATGCGCGACTGGATCCGTTCCTACGATCCGACCCGCGTCATCCAGTACGAGGGCGACGACGGGCCCGCCACCAGCGACATCCGTTCCAAGATGTACGAGTCTCCGAGCCGCATCGAGGCCCGGGCGAAGGACACCTCCGACACCCGGCCCTACGTGATGATCGAGTACGCCCACTCGATGGGCAATTCCACCGGCAACTTCAACGAGTACTGGGACGTCATCCGCCGCTACGACGTCCTGCAGGGCGGCTGGATCTGGGACTTCGTCGACCAGGCACTCAGCTGGCCGACACCGACGCGCAAGCTGCTCACGGAGACCGGCCCCGCCGGACTGAAGGGTGAAGTCATCAACCCGTCAGGGTCGTTCGCCCCGGAGCACGGCGTGAGCGGCGCGACCGTCTTCGAGCGGGACGACCGGCTCGACCTGACCGGCTCGCTCACACTCGAAGCGTGGATGACCCCGCACGTCCGCGGCTTCCACCAGCCGATCCTGGCCAAGGGCGACACCCAGTACGCGCTCAAGCAGGCCGACAAGGGCCTGGAGTTCTACATCTACGCGAACGGGCAGTGGATCGCCACCTCCTGGACGACTCCTGACGACGGCTGGACCGACACGGAGCATCACATCGCCGGCGTCTTCGACGCGGACGCGGGAACGCTGACCCTGTACGTGGACGGCGAGGCCAAGGCCACGAAGAACACCGACCGGAGGCCCAGCAGCAACACCGCGTCGCTCTCGCTCGCCGGTGAGGTGGAGAACCCGACACGGGAGTTCAGCGGGACGATCCGTCGGGCCCGGGTGTACGCGCGCGCCCTGAAGGCTGCCGAACTCGCCGACGACCGCCGCGGTCCCGGCGACGACGGCGTGCGCTTCTGGTTCGACGCCCGGACGGCCCGGTACGAGCAGAAGAAGGCCCGGGCGAAGACCTTCCACGCCTACGGCGGCGACTGGGGCGACAATCCCAACGACGGCGCCTTCGCCGGTGACGGCATCGTCCTGCCCGACCGCCGCCACACCGGCAAGGCGGCCCAGGTCAAACGGATCCACCAGACGATCCGTGCGGTCCGTACGGATGGGGCGGCGCCCGGCGAGATCACCCTGACGAACGACAACCTCTTCACCAACCTACGTTCATACAATGGCAGTTGGGAACTTTCGGCCGACGGCAAGACGGTGCGGCGCGGCACGTTCGGCCGCGACCAACTCGATGTGGCGCCGATGAGCAGCAAACCCGTCACGCTGCCCGTGGAACTGCCCGACAATCCCGCGCCCGGGGCCGAGTACTTCCTCCAGCTGTCCTTCACGACGAAGGAGAGCACGCCGTGGGCCGACGCCGGCTTCGAGGTGGCGCGGGTGCAGTTGCCCCTCGACGTGGACATCCCCGCGGTCGAGCCAGTTCCGTTCACCCAGGTGCCGAAGCTGTCGTACCGGAGCGGTGACACCGAAGTCACCGTCACCGGCCGCGGGTTCGAGGTCGTCATCGACAAGTCGACCGGAGTCATCACCTCGTACGAGGCGAACGGCACGAAGCTCGTCGATTCCGGCCCGGTTCCCAACTTCTGGCGTGCCCCGACCGACAACGACCACGGAAACGGCCAGCACACCCGCAACCAGACCTGGCGGGACGCGGGCGCGCGGCGCACGGTGACCGAGGTGACGGAGCGAGGGATCGACGGGCACGCGGTCGAGATCACGGTCAGGGGCACCCTCCCGACGAGCACCACCTCGGCGTACGCCACGATCTTCACCGTCTTCGGCAACGGCGAGATCAAGGTCGACAACACTCTCACCCCGGGCGCGCCGTCCCTTCCGTACATCCCCGAGATCGGCACGATCCTGCACCTGCCCGCGGCGCTGGAGCGGCTCGACTACTACGGCCGCGGCCCCGAGGAGAGTCACTGGGACCGCAAGGACGGTACGGACGTGGGGCGCTGGTCCGGGACCGTCACCGGTCAGTGGAGCCCGTACTTGCGGCCGCAGGAGAACGGGAACAAGACCGATGTCCGCTGGGCGGCGCTCACCGACCGGCACGGTCGCGGCCTGCTCGTCAGCGGCGACGGGCTCCTGGAGGTCAACGCCTCGCACTTCACTCCGGAGGACCTGTCCGTGGGCGCTCGCCACGACTACCAGCTCACGCCCCGTGATGAGGTGATCCTGCGGGTCAACCACCGGCAGATGGGCGTCGGCGGCGACAACAGCTGGGGCGCGCATACGCACGACGCGTACAAGCTGCCGGCCGACCGGGACTACACGTACACCTACCGGCTGCGTCCCCTCACGGATGTACGGGAAGCCACGGGCCTGTCACGCCGGCCGACTGCGGTGGGGTAG